The stretch of DNA AAAGAAATCATCCTAATCTGCCAAGAAGGCCTACGCAGCAGCACGGCGGCCAGCATCCTGCTGCATCACCACTTTCCAAGGATCGGTAACGTACCCGGGGGCCTGGGCAACTGGTTCAAGGCCGACTACCCTACCGTCCGACTGCCAAAGCCGCCAAAGAGCTGACCTGTCTGGGAGCAGATAGTCATACCCCCTGCATCCATTCCGCCAGGATCTCAGAGACCTCAGGCCGCGTGAACTCCTCGGGCAGCGGCTCGCCGTTCCGGAGCAGTTCGCGAACGCGCGTGCCACTCAGCGTCACCCGTTCGGATGCCTCATGCGGGCAAGTCTTGGCCGAAGCCATCCCATCGCAGCGACGACAGAAGAACGCCTCGTCGAAGAAAAGCGGGGTAATGTCCAGCTCGTCGCGCTTGAGTCGCAGGAAGAGGTCGCGGGCCGCATACGGATGATAGTAGCCCCCCACGCCGGCGGGATCCCGTCCAACAATGAAGTGAGTGCAGCCGTAGTTCTTCCGGACCAGGGCGTGGAAGACCGCTTCCCGCGGGCCCGCATATCGCATGGCACCCGGGAAAACGCTCAGCATCACGCGCTCCTTCGGGAAGTAGCGCTCCTCGAGCGCGCGATAGCATCGAAGGCGAATCTCTGATGGAACATCGTCGAGCTTTGTCCGACCGACCAGCGGGTGGATCAGCAAGCCGTCCATCAACTCCAGCGCGCACTTCTGAATATATTCGTGCGACCGATGAATCGGATTGCGGGTCTGAAACCCGACGATGGTCTGCCATCCGCGCTCTTTGAAGCGCCGTCGCGTCTCAGTCGGTACGCAGTAATAGTCTTCGAATCCCGGCAGCGTCGGAGGGCGAATCAGACTGACCGCCCCGCCTATCAGAAGATCGCCTCGCTGATAGAGGTATTGGACGCCAGGATGGCGCGTCTCTTCGGTGCTGTAGACCAGACACGCCTCCGCTCGCTTATCATAGGGGAAAATCTCCTCCACCGAAAGCAGGCCAAGCAGTTCGCCGTCAGAGCCCAATAAGGCCGCCTCGCCTCCCTGCTTGAGCCCAGCCACATCGTCCTTTGGCGCCGCCAAGGTAATCGGGAGCGTCCACAGGATGCCGCTCTTCAGGCGCATCTCATGGATGACGCCCTCATAGTCGGCCCGATTCATAAACCCTTCGAGTGGGCTGAACACACCCGTGGCCAGGCATTCCACGTCAGAGATAGCCCTGGCGTTCAGCGAGATCATTGGGAGATCCCGCGCCCTGCCGATCGCGTCGGCCCTGGCCTCTCCTGTCAATATCCGTGAGACGAGCCGCCCGCCATGTGGAAGGATCGGCGTCGGCGCCTCATTTTCCGACAATCCAGTCGATTCCCGCATGATCTGTTCTCCCGTCGGCATCACACCCCTCTCCTTAACTACGCGGGCCGTGATCGCCATGTCGGCTATCAAGATGGAGCCCACACTCCTTGGTCTCCGGGTTCTCCCACCACCATCGTCCCGCTCGCACATCTTCGCCCGGCTTGATCGCCCGCGTGCATGGCGAACAACCGATGCTGGGGAATCCCTGGTCATGGAGGGCGTTGTAGGGCACATCATGCTCGCGGACATACGCCCAGACCTGCGGCTCGGTCCAATCGGCAAGCGGATTGATCTTGAGGATTGAGCCATGGCTCGCGTCGATTTCCACGATATCGATACCGGTGCGGGTTGCTGCCTGTTCCCGCCGAAGCCCAGTGATCCAGGCATCAACGTTCTTCAGCGCCCGGCCGAGCGGCTCCACCTTTCGAACGCGACAGCAGAACTTTCGCTCTTCGACACTCTGTCGGAACGAATAAAACCCGCGCTCCCGCTCTAACGCCTCCACGGCGTCTCGTCCCGGGAAGTAGCTCTCAATCGTAACCTTGTAGCGCTCCCGGGTCCGCTCCATCACGTCGTACGTCTCTTCATGCAGCCGCCCGGTGTCCAGGGTAAAGATCGTAATCGACGGCTTCAGCTTCGACAGCATATCGATCAATACCATATCTTCAGCCCCAAAACTGCTGGCGAGCGCCAGTTTGGGAGCAAATGCGTCGATCGCCCATCGAAGCACTGACTCCGGTGCGGCGCCGCACAACCGCTGGTTCAGCCCCGCCACTTCCTCCGGAGACACTGTTCGGCTTTCTTGATTCGTGCTCTGAATTCCCGATTGTCCTCCCATCATTCCTCCTTATCAACGGATCCATAGCGGTTTAGTGATGACTCACAGGGAGTATAGCGATCCCATGCGGGTCTTTTCCTGTTGAGATCTCGGCGACAATCTTCTCCGTCAACGTATCGATGGCAATCACGCTGTTCGTGTCACGACTGGTCACGTAGAGGCGGCGGCCGTCCGGCGTGATGGTAATGATGTCGATCCGCCTGCCCGCCGGGATATCTTTCACGATCTTCAATGCCTTGCAGTCGATAACCGAAACGATATTCGCCTTACGACTGGCCACATACGCCTGCTTCCCATCGGGTGAGATGACCAGACCATGAGGCTCGCCATCGCGGGCAATCCTTGCCGCAACCTGATGATTCATGAGATGGATGACGTCGACCTGATCCACATCTCCCGCTGTAACCAACAGGAGCTTACCGTCCCAGGTCACGTCCGTTCCCATGGCGCCCCGCCCAGCCTCGATCGTCGTGACGATCTTTCGACTCTTCACATCGATGACCGACAGGTCTCCGGAACCCCCGTTGCTGACATAGGCTCGCGCGCCCTTCGGATCAAAGACTACGAGCGCAGGAGCTTTCCCGACAGGAATTGTCTCGATCGTTTGCCGACGCCCAAGATCAATGACCGTCACATCATTTGACCCAGGGTTCGCTACCCAGAGCTGCCGCCCATCCGGAGTGACGGCAGGACCATGGGCTTTGGTTCCGGCGGGTAATGTGGCAATCAGCTTCCTCGTCTTCGTGTCGACCATGCTCACATCGTTTGAGGCGGCATTCGCGATAAAGGCGTAGGCGCCATCAGGCGAAAAGGCAATATTGTGGGGCTTCTTACCGCCTGGAGTAATGGTATCTATTACCTTGTTGGTCTCGGTATCGATCACAATGACGGTATGATCTTCCTGATTCGTCACCCATAACTCGAATGCGTGCGCCTGGCCGATCCACATGACTCCCACACCTAAGGCCAGTCCGGTTATCCATGGGATCAGCCTGACAATCTGTTTCTTCATTCCGTCTCCTCTCGTCATTTTATGCCGACCTTTCCAACCCACTTCAGCAATCTCTCGATCCGACCACTACGAGGCGCACTCGCCTGGACCGATGTGGACAGAGAACGCCTCTTCAGCGTTATAGTCAAGATAGTGATCCGGCGCCTCAGAGACCGGTGGCAGGTCTGTAAACGGCGCAAGAACCGTCTTTACTGACTCCAGCCCATAGCGATCCAAAAAGTTGTTGAACGATTCCCCATCCTGTCGCTCTTTCTGATATAGATGGAGGACCGCCTCCACCGCACCCGGAACATTCTTTGCCGGAATCCGCGCCACCGGTTTAGCGTAACTCGCCTGGCCTGGCGTCAATTTCGCGCCAAGTAACATCTCATAGGTCGGCACCTGCTGGCCATTGAACTTTTTGGCGCCGCCATACAATCCGATATCTGCAAGATGATGCTGGCCACAAGAGTTTGGACAGGCGGAGATCTTGATCCGAATCCCCGTCTCATCCGCCAGGCCCTTCAATTCATCATCACAGAGGGCTCCCAGGGCAGCCGCCAAGCCGCGAGAGGAGGTAATTCCGAGCTGGCAGGTATCAGCGCCTGGGCAGGCGGTCACATCCGCCAGCCGTTCAGCCGATGGCACCGCCAGACCGACCGCGCTCAGCACCCGGTAGAGCGCGGGCAGGCGCTCGGAGGGAATCCACCTGAGGGCGAAGTTCTGCTGGTTCGTGCTGCGGACTGCGCCATCGCCGAACTCGCGCGCCGCGAAGGCAAGGGTTCTGAGCTGTGCTGAGGTAATGTCCCCGAGTTCAAGGCGAATGTAGACCATGGTATACCCGACTTGCTTCTGCTTCAGAACATTGGTGGCCCGCCATCGCCGGTAGGCAGGATCGTCCGGCTCCCTGGGGGAGGTCGCCGAAACCACCGATGTACGATGAAGCGGGACCTTGTCCCACACGACAAGAGCGGGGAACTGCCCGGCCATTGTGGAATCGAGGCCGGTCCGCTCCTGGAACACCAGCGTTCGAAACGCCTCAATCCCCAGCCTGTTCAACACAAACTTCATCCTGGCCTTATGTCGATCGTCACGGTTACCGAGGCGGTCGAATACACGTACGATAGCGGCGACAGTCGGCAGGAGCCGATCCGCCGGCGTAAACTCCTCGAGTAACTCCGCAAGGCGTGGAATGGGACCCAGACCGCCCCCGACATAGAGCTGAAAGCCCCGCTCCTCCTTTCCCGCCGCAGATCGGAGCGCAGCGCGTGCCCCGATATCCTGCATGGGGCTGAGACCAAGGTCGTCGGGGCAGCCGGAAAACGCGATCTTGAACTTCCGGGGCAGGTTCTGGTTCATCGGATTGCGCAGCAGAAATCGCGCAATCGTCTCGGCATACGGGGTGACGTCGAACAGTTCTTGAGGACAGACCCCGGCACAGTGTCCAACCGTGACGTTGCGGACGGTGTTACCGCAGGCCTCTCTGGTCGTCAGCCCGACCGAGGCCAGACTCCTCATCAGCCCCGTGACCTGCTCAAGCTTGATAAAGTGTAACTGGATGTTCTGACGGGTCGTCACGTGGGCCACCCCGTTTGGAGCCTTGGCCGCCAACTCGGCAAGCAGCTCCAGTTGGGCCGCGCTGAGCCCGCCCCACGGGATCTTGATCCGGAACATCTGTTCCCCTTCCTGCCGCTGCCCATAGATCCCGTTCTGCAGGCGGAACCGCTTAAACTCGTCCTGAGAGATCTCCCCATTCCAAAACCGTTGGACGAACTGATCGAAGGTGTCGATATCCCCCTCGTTGGCCCAGGAGGACCCGTCAGCGGACTGCACCCTCTCGTGACTGATTCGTCCGTTTATCGGAGTTGAGACGTGTACCGGCTGCTCGCCGCCCACCGGTTCGTTCGCATCATTCATGATTACCCTCTCCATCATTCATTGCCCGCCGACTGCCCGGACATAGACTCACGTAGACAGATCATCCGGGGTCACAGCCGGTGCTTTTTGAGGTATGAGGCTGGAACTGCCGTCAGGAACATCGACAGCCAACGCAGCCGTTGAGATCTCCGGCCCCCTCATAAAGAAGCCGTAGAGCATCGTCAGATCGATCAGGATAACGCCCAGCCAGACAACGTATGCACTCGAGCTTGCCGCCAACCTCAGATCGATCAACACCTTGGATAGGCCGAAGCCCACCACCCAGGCATCAAAGCTCATACAGATTCTTCTGAACGTTTCAGCATTCATCCGTCTGATGATGTAGGCCCCTATCGGAATCCCTATCGCGACACTTGGAACGATCGACGGCAAGAGCCCCGTACCTGCCGTAGCGTACACACCGAGAAGGTAGTATGCGGTCGCTGTCACGGTTGATTCGACCACTCGGATCAGCCCCAAGGCGGCTCGAAACTCGCCTTTGACAAAGCCCTGATTATTGAATAGGAGCGCCAGCGGAGGACCGGAGATCGTCGTTACCGAATAGCAGATACCGACGCCGGCGCCGAACGGGACACCAATGAGCTGTTCGGACCGAATCGGCCGTCTTGCCCCGGCCGCCTGCAGCAGGATTAAGGGCAGCACAATGAGATACGTCACCAGCTTGAGCCATTCCGGGCTGACCCTCGACAGGGTATAGCTCCCCACGATAATGCCCGGAATAAGGCCACACACTATCGGCAGCACCCTCTTCCAGACCTTCGGGATGCTCCTACGATTGACGAGGAGCACGTAGCTATTGAGCACCACCTCCACCAACACCAGGGCGGGGTTCAAGATCCGGTTGGAATAAAAGATAAGGGCGACCGGAACGGTCAGCGACGAAAATCCGTATCCCAGCGCCCCATTGACGGTGGCCGCAAAGAGCGTGATGCCGATAAGTGTGATGTATCCGGCGTCAAGGTTCATCATGTGCTAGTCGATGAGTCCACAGACCGCTGATGGTTCTGCTGTAAACTGTTTTTCGGCAGAGTTCCAACTAAATACCTTGAAGTACGAGACCTTTCCCTTTTTCACTGATACGACGAGATAGCGTAGCTGAGGCCACACCGGTTCGCCGTCGAACAACGCCAGATCTCGATCGGTCTCGGAGAAGTAGGCTTCATGATCCGGATGTGAATGATAGAGCACGACGAACTCGAACCCTTTCGCATCCGCTTCGCTCTGAATCCGCAGCAGATCCTTCGAGTCCATGATGTAGGCGGTCTTTGCATCTCTCGGATTCCGAATCGGATCGTCCTGGTGATACTGATTTGCAAGATTTCCGCATCTGCGGACGAGGTTCGTGCCGGGATCGTCCTGCTTGCCGATGACGATCCCGCAGGCCTCTTCGGGAAACGCCTCTTCGGCGTGCGCGAAGATCTCGTTCAGCTCCCGTTCGGTAAGAATTATCGGTTCGACAGGGCTCACCACAGGCCTACCACCAGAGGTGACTGTACATGTTCTCGCCCAACTCCGGAAACTCCTTGTGCCAGACACCCAGACTGATATACTTCCATCCGGTATCGCACAGGATCACGACGATATTACCCTTCTCCATACGGTGTGCCGCCCTGATCGCCACATGCACAACAGCTCCGGAGGAGACGCCCGCAAAGATCCCTTCCTTGTTGGTCAGATCTCTGGTGGCGGCAAACGCGCAGCGGGAATCGACCATGATCTTGCCGTCCAGGAGGCTCGTGTCGAGAATCGGGGGGATGAAACCCTCATCCAGACTCCGAAGTCCCTGGACCAGATCGCCAGGATTGGGCTCTACCGCAATAACCTTGGTCTTGGGGTTATGTTCCTTCAGCCGCCGACCGACGCCCATCAGGGTTCCGCCGGTCCCAAGACCGGCCACAAAGACATCGACATCCGGGAGATCATTCAGAATCTCCACACCGGTGGTTTCATAGTGAGCCATCGGATTGGCCGGATTGCCGTACTGAAAGGGCATGTAGAGGGTCGGATCCTGCGCCACCAGTTTTTGCGCCAACTCAATGGCGCCGTTGCTCCCTTTCGTCCCGTCAGAATAGATCAACTCGGCGCCGAAGATCTCCAGAAGCTGACGCCGCTCCGGGGTAGCGTTTTCCGGAATCACGACCTTGACCTTATACCCCTTCCTCCTCCCGATCATGGCCAAGGCGATACCGGTGTTGCCGCTCGTCGGCTCCAGAATCGTCTTGTCCTTTGTCAACTCGCCGCTCCGCTCGGCCTGCGCGATCATGTACTTGACGATTCGATCCTTCAAGCTGCCGGTCGGGTTGGCTCCCTCCAGTTTGGCGAAGATCCGGATCCCTTTCTTGGGACTCATCCGCGGCAGTTCCACCAGCGGTGTGTGCCCGATCGCATCAAGAATATCGACTGATTTCATTCATGTCCTCTTTGCCTGTCTGCGTGCATCGCACAGGCAGGTCGGCTGTCTCGTCCCCGGCCCACCCTACCCCTGCTACGGGGGTCAGGCCTTTTTCACCGTAATCGTCCAGTCAGTGTCATTCAGTTTCGTCACACCTACCACTACGTGCCCTTCACTCTGGAGGCTTCTGGGAACGTTCTCAGCGGAGCCGAGGTTGTCCACAATGACTCTCAGCACCTGGCCACGTTGTAGCTCGTCCAATGCCAATTTCGTCTTCACAAACGTGTAGGGGCATACCTCACCCTTCAGATCGAGGGACTCAGCTACCTGCTCAGGCGCCTTACTCATTTTTCCTCCTCCACTCATCATACAGCTCAGGCTTTTTCCAGAACGATTTCCCATTGCGTTCTGCCGACTTCCGAAATGGCGAGGACTGAGTAACCTTCTTCTTTCGCCCACCTGGGGATGTCTTCGACCGATTTCGGGTAATCGACAATCACCACCAGTTGATCGCCGGTCGTGAGCTCCCCCATCTTCTGCTTGGTCAACATCAAAGGATACGGGCAGATCTCTCCAGTCACATCAAGGGAGTACGTTGTCATCGCTTCTTCACCGTTTCTCGTTCGGCCCCACGTTCGGGAGACACTACGCCCGCTGGACGCTTCGCACCCCACGCTCAAATGCCACACTGCCGAATAACAGATAGGCTCCAGTCCAGACTCCCAGGATAATGCTGAGAGTCGCCGTCATACTGCTCAGCGCAAAAAGTGGCACTCCGGTCAATCCGTGGCCGATGTTGCAGCCGCCCGCCATGGCCGCCCCCACACCCATCAGCAGACCACCCCCGAGAGCCTGGAGCAGGCGCTGAGCGCCGGGGGCGCGCCAGGCAAATTCTCCATGCGACCGCGCCGCCACGTAAGCGCCCGCAATGATCCCTACCCACATAAAACTCCCCCAGGTAAGCAGGGAGGTCTCACCTGTGAACAGAAACCCCGAGATGGTTCGAATCGGCTCGGTGATCGAGAGACCGTACTCCCTTCCGGTGAGGGCGGAGATCGGCCAGGCAGCCGTCGCGATCAGGCCGATGATGATCCCGCTCCTTGCCCAACTCCACCCTCTCTGGTAGCCGCCGGATGGGCTTTTCACAAGCCACCATCCGCCAATCGCCACGAACGTCACAACCAGTACCCAAGGGCTCACGCCCAAGAGGCGATCCAGCGTCGCAGGCTGACCGTCGATCTCAACGACCCAACTTCGAAAGGCCGCCTGTATCGGCTCCAACACGCCGTCATTCGTCATAGTCATCCCGAACACAAAGCCGAGCAGCGCGATAATTGACCCTACCATCCCCTCGCCGGACCGGTACGTGCTCCCGCTCGCACACCCGCCGGAAAATGCCATACCGAGGCCAAAGACAAATCCACCGAAGAGAGTCGCCATCCAGAAAAATGGTGCAATGCCTAACCCGAACAGGCCCAACGCCGCCATCGCTCTCACTCCGACCATCTGAATCAGAAGAGCCAGCAGGTAGGCTCGCAGCAGCGTGAAATCCCTCGCCAACAGGATATCGCGAAACGTCGAGTTCATGCAGAAGCGACCGCGCTGCAGGGCGTATCCGAAGGCCACCCCGACGATGAGGCCCAAGCCCACCATCCGGATCATGGCTGTACTGGTCGTCGTCTCAGTGATCACCACCCGGCACTCCACAGAACTCATGATAATCGATCAGATCGGTAATCGTCGGATGGTCGCCGCACACCGGGCAGTCCGAGTCGCGCCGTACCTTAACCTGCCTGAACTCCATCCCCAACGAATCAAAGAAGAGGAGCCGTCCGGCCAAGGAATCGCCGATCCCGAGCAGCAGCTTGATCGCCTCGATCGCTTGCAGACTGCCGACAATGCCGCACAGAACGCCCAGTACGCCGGCTTCCTGGCAACTCGGGACAAGCCCTGGGGGAGGGGGGGCGGGATACAGGCAGCGATAGCAGCCTTGACCGGGGATAAAGACCGTCACCTGTCCTTCGAACTTGAAGATCGACCCGTCCACGAGGGGTTTCTTCAAGAGCACGCAGGCGTCGTTGACCAGGTATCGGGTCGGAAAATTATCGCAGCCATTCACCACCAGATCATACTGGCTGATGACATCCTTGGCATTGGCTGAGGAGAGGACCGCTTGAATCGGCTCTACCTTCACGTCGGGATTGATCTGGCCGATCGTCTCAACCGCCGAGATAACCTTCGGTCGTCCCACATCATCCATGTGGTGGAGAATCTGGCGTTGCAGGTTGCTCAGGTCCACAACATCAGCGTCGATGATGCCGAGGCGACCGACGCCGGCAGCGGCCAGGTACAGAGCCGCAGGGGAGCCCAGACCACCCGCCCCGACGAGCAACGCGGAACTGTTCAAGAGCTTGCGCTGTCCCTTCCCGCCCACCTCAGGGAGGATGATGTGACGACTGTAGCGCCGGACCTGCTCTTCGTTGAACGGAACAGCCCCCCCCGCCATGGCCGGAATCAAAGCCACCTCGTCTCCCTCCTTGAGCGCGGTCCGCTTCCCCCCCAATTCCTCTACCGCCACATTGTTCACATAGACGTTGAGGTGACGGTGGAGTTCGCCCATCTTGTCGAATACATGTCTGTGGATCCCTGGAAAGCGCGTTTCCAGATCCTCCAGAAGCTCCACCAGATTATCCCCTCGTCCCTTCACCAGGGGCTGATTCTGAGTCAGTCCTCGGTACGGGGTCGGGATGTAGACACGGATCGCCTCCCTGCGGTCACCCTCCGCTGATCTGCTCGCCTGAGAGACCTCCACGCCACGATAGCCATTCATGCGTTTACTCCCTTATAGGTCAGAGTGAGACCGACAGGTACCGTTCCCCTGTATCGGGGAGGATTGTCACCACAACCCTTCCGGTTCCAAGCCGTTCGGCAACCACCGTCGAGGCAAAGACGTTGGCTCCGGCTGAGATCCCCACCAGAAGGCCCTCCTCCCTGGCCAGGCGAGACGCCATCCGATAGGCATCCTCATCCTCTACTGAGATAATTTCATCAACCACTTGCATATTCAGCACGCCGGGCACGAAGCTCGCGCCGATCCCCTGGATGCCATGCGGCCTGGCTCTACCCCCCTGCAAGACGGGGGATCTGGCCGGTTCCACCGCGACCACCCGAACGTCAGGGATTTCCCTTTTCAGCACTTCGCCCACTCCGGTAATCGTCCCACCAGTCCCGACGCCTGACACAAAGGCATCGATCTGTCCATCAGTCGCTTTCAGAATCTCTTGCGCCGTGGTAAGGCGGTGGATAGCCGGGTTGGCCGGATTCACAAACTGTTGCGGCATGAAGTAACCTGGATTTTGCGCCACGAGAGATTCCGCGGCATAGACTGCGCCGCTCATCCCCTCGATGGCCGGGGTCAGGATCACCTCGGCTCCGAACCGACTGACCAGCCTCCGCCGTTCCACGCTCATATCCTCCGGCATCGTCAGGATCAGGCGGTACCCTTTGACGGCAGCCACCATCGCAAGCCCGATCCCTGTATTACCGGAGGTCGGCTCGACGATCGTGTCACCCGGCTTCAGACGCCCCCTCCGCTCTGCCTCCTCGATCATTGCCAAGGCGATCCGATCTTTTACGCTTCCACCTGGATTACATGACTCCAGCTTTCCAAGAATCCGAGCGGATCCGCAACGCGCGATTCGTTGTAATTGCACCAGCGGCGTGTCGCCTATCAGTTCCAGGGCATTTCGAACCAAACGTGGCATCGACGAGTTTAACCTCCAGGCAGCCCAGACCGGTTAGATCTGGTAGCTTACCCCCCCTCGCTCCTGTTTCGTATGGATTTGACGGCAGAGGTCTTCAAGCGTGGTGTGGTCCACAATCTTCACTACGGCATCGCGGACGTCAGCCCAGATATCCCGAAGGCAGCAGTGAGGCTCTTCGATGCAGATCTCTCGCGGCCCGCTCCCCACGCAGAAAATAGGAATAATCGGACCCTCCATGGTTCTGATGATGGCCCCGACGGTGATCTCCCGGGGATGTTTGGCCAGATAGTAGCCCCCACTCATACCCCGCTTGCTCTCGAGAAAGCCGGCTCGTTTGAGACTCAACAGAATCTGCTCCAGATAACGTACGGGGAGATGTTGTCGTTGAGCGATCTCTTCAATCTGAATCGGCCCTTTCTCATAATGGAGAGCCAGATCCTGCATCGCTCGTGTCGCGTAATCACCCTTCGTGGATACCTTCATTTCGAATCACCTAGCTAATACCGAGTAAGTCGATTGAGTTACTCAGTATTTATAGCTACCACAAAGAATCATGTCAAGCATTTTTTTAACAAAGGGCTGCTCCTCGACAATGAAAGTAGATCACCGTTTTGAAGTACTCGACGTTGCGGAATCTCGCGGTCTTTTTGACCCAGTGGATGGCAGCGCTGACAGTCTCCAAGCCGCCGTTGGAGAGCCGGTGCCAGCTAACAGGAGCATTGATGGCCAGGATCACTCTTCAGCGGTTGTGGGATCGATTACCGATCTGATCTCCGAGATCCGGTTCGCCGGGAAGCCGCCTTGGCGGGCGTGCTCTCGCACCATTTCGGCGTCGGGCGCGATGTAGACACAATAAACCTTCTCATCGGTCACGTAGCTGTGGACCCACTGAATCTGCGGCCCCAGCTTGCCGAGTATGCCGCACGACTTCTGCGAGATGGCCTGAAGCTCCTGAGCCGAAAGCTTGCCTGCCCCGGGGATGTCACGCTCAATCAGATACTTTGGCATCGTGAACCTCCTTTTTTGCGACTAACCTTACGCTCCCCATACCGCTTCGCGCGCTCACCGCCATCCAATCCCGGGTATACCTGCGAGATAGTCCAGGTCAAGAGGCATCTCCCCGCCGACAGGCGTAGTTGCTTATTTCGAGATACCGACGGCAAACGGCATCTTCCCAACCGGGACAGTAGCAATCACTTTCTCGCCCGCAACGTCGATCACCGACACTGCGTCGCTGCGACCACACGCGACGTAGAGGCGCTGCTCGTCGGGCGTAAAGGCCAGATACCAGGCCCGCTGGCCTACAGGGATCTGTTTGGTGATGGTCAAGGTGCTGGCATCGATCACATAGACAGCATTGGTTCGTCCATGCGCCACATAGACCTTGCGGCCATCCCGCGTTACCACCACCCCGACCGGCCGTTCGCCTACGGGAATCTTCTTGATTACCCGG from Candidatus Methylomirabilota bacterium encodes:
- the moeB gene encoding molybdopterin-synthase adenylyltransferase MoeB, whose translation is MNGYRGVEVSQASRSAEGDRREAIRVYIPTPYRGLTQNQPLVKGRGDNLVELLEDLETRFPGIHRHVFDKMGELHRHLNVYVNNVAVEELGGKRTALKEGDEVALIPAMAGGAVPFNEEQVRRYSRHIILPEVGGKGQRKLLNSSALLVGAGGLGSPAALYLAAAGVGRLGIIDADVVDLSNLQRQILHHMDDVGRPKVISAVETIGQINPDVKVEPIQAVLSSANAKDVISQYDLVVNGCDNFPTRYLVNDACVLLKKPLVDGSIFKFEGQVTVFIPGQGCYRCLYPAPPPPGLVPSCQEAGVLGVLCGIVGSLQAIEAIKLLLGIGDSLAGRLLFFDSLGMEFRQVKVRRDSDCPVCGDHPTITDLIDYHEFCGVPGGDH
- a CDS encoding YeeE/YedE family protein, with product MVITETTTSTAMIRMVGLGLIVGVAFGYALQRGRFCMNSTFRDILLARDFTLLRAYLLALLIQMVGVRAMAALGLFGLGIAPFFWMATLFGGFVFGLGMAFSGGCASGSTYRSGEGMVGSIIALLGFVFGMTMTNDGVLEPIQAAFRSWVVEIDGQPATLDRLLGVSPWVLVVTFVAIGGWWLVKSPSGGYQRGWSWARSGIIIGLIATAAWPISALTGREYGLSITEPIRTISGFLFTGETSLLTWGSFMWVGIIAGAYVAARSHGEFAWRAPGAQRLLQALGGGLLMGVGAAMAGGCNIGHGLTGVPLFALSSMTATLSIILGVWTGAYLLFGSVAFERGVRSVQRA
- the cysK gene encoding cysteine synthase A; the encoded protein is MPRLVRNALELIGDTPLVQLQRIARCGSARILGKLESCNPGGSVKDRIALAMIEEAERRGRLKPGDTIVEPTSGNTGIGLAMVAAVKGYRLILTMPEDMSVERRRLVSRFGAEVILTPAIEGMSGAVYAAESLVAQNPGYFMPQQFVNPANPAIHRLTTAQEILKATDGQIDAFVSGVGTGGTITGVGEVLKREIPDVRVVAVEPARSPVLQGGRARPHGIQGIGASFVPGVLNMQVVDEIISVEDEDAYRMASRLAREEGLLVGISAGANVFASTVVAERLGTGRVVVTILPDTGERYLSVSL
- a CDS encoding DUF4242 domain-containing protein encodes the protein MPKYLIERDIPGAGKLSAQELQAISQKSCGILGKLGPQIQWVHSYVTDEKVYCVYIAPDAEMVREHARQGGFPANRISEIRSVIDPTTAEE
- a CDS encoding Rrf2 family transcriptional regulator — protein: MKVSTKGDYATRAMQDLALHYEKGPIQIEEIAQRQHLPVRYLEQILLSLKRAGFLESKRGMSGGYYLAKHPREITVGAIIRTMEGPIIPIFCVGSGPREICIEEPHCCLRDIWADVRDAVVKIVDHTTLEDLCRQIHTKQERGGVSYQI